A stretch of Bradyrhizobium sp. AZCC 2262 DNA encodes these proteins:
- a CDS encoding CHASE2 domain-containing protein: protein MNRRRLHILVALLCTGLWAGAIWLGHTSGHLRFLDRLESALTDVRTLARGVKAPPDLVTIVAIDDTIVKLGGTYPLPRAEIARIVEAIARLEPKVIAIDLLLVDKGPADGDAALAKALAASPTVLAAAAVFSNTVQPSAEDDGPLARLPKADRFLLPLPAFADRAEVGIANVATGQTGTPLSVPMLFRTRDKIELSFPLRVASVAIGKPLTIEPDRLKFGDRPIATASDYALPISYYGPRHTIRTVSAANLVDGQIDKEAIRGRIVVLGATATGAGDFFPTPFDSLMPGVEIISTAITHLVAGDSMVRDRPVRIVEAGTTILLPMLLVGLLAWRRNAIGLPTVTALMLASAAANAIAFAHGIWLDAATTILAATPPVILFGTLQLWSGRRSAQHLAVQNRLLEQFQTPGLQQWLMRDPDFLLAPVRQNAAVVFVDLSGFTSLSETLDPDATRGLLKEFHALVDKEVTRCGGMITSFLGDGAMILFGLPEASPDDATRAAQCSIALCVKTERWIEALPSEMAARIGFKIGAHFGPIVASRLGGRNHQHITATGDTVNVASRLMEVAAHHDVRLALSDTLRIAAERTGARLKTGSLAGPVESQIRGRSGSLTVWLWRSERPTMDQRAHPDAAE from the coding sequence ATGAACCGTCGACGTCTTCATATTCTGGTTGCGTTGCTCTGCACGGGATTGTGGGCAGGCGCGATATGGCTCGGCCATACCAGCGGCCATTTGCGGTTTCTCGACCGGCTCGAGTCGGCATTGACTGACGTGCGAACGTTGGCGCGCGGCGTTAAGGCGCCGCCGGACCTCGTCACGATCGTTGCGATCGACGACACCATCGTCAAACTCGGCGGCACCTATCCGCTGCCGCGCGCCGAAATAGCCAGGATCGTCGAGGCGATCGCGCGGCTGGAGCCGAAGGTGATCGCGATCGATCTTCTCCTGGTCGACAAGGGACCCGCCGATGGCGATGCGGCGCTCGCAAAAGCGCTCGCGGCGAGTCCGACCGTGCTTGCGGCGGCGGCGGTATTTTCGAACACCGTTCAGCCTTCCGCCGAAGACGACGGACCGCTGGCCCGCCTGCCGAAGGCCGACCGCTTCCTGCTGCCGCTCCCGGCATTTGCGGACCGCGCCGAAGTCGGCATCGCCAATGTGGCGACGGGCCAGACCGGCACGCCGCTGTCGGTCCCAATGCTGTTCCGGACACGCGACAAGATCGAATTGTCGTTTCCGCTTCGTGTCGCATCTGTCGCCATCGGAAAGCCGCTGACGATCGAACCCGACCGCCTCAAGTTCGGCGACCGGCCGATCGCGACCGCTTCCGATTACGCGCTGCCGATTTCCTATTACGGCCCGCGCCACACCATTCGCACCGTCAGCGCCGCAAATCTGGTCGACGGCCAGATCGACAAGGAAGCCATTCGGGGCCGAATCGTCGTCCTCGGCGCGACCGCAACCGGCGCCGGCGACTTCTTCCCGACGCCGTTCGACTCACTGATGCCGGGGGTGGAAATCATTTCCACCGCGATCACGCATCTGGTGGCGGGGGACAGCATGGTGCGCGACCGGCCGGTTCGCATCGTCGAGGCCGGCACGACGATCCTGCTTCCGATGCTGCTGGTCGGTTTGCTGGCGTGGCGGCGAAACGCGATCGGTCTGCCGACGGTCACCGCCTTGATGCTGGCATCGGCAGCCGCAAATGCGATCGCCTTCGCGCACGGCATATGGCTCGACGCCGCGACGACGATCCTGGCGGCTACGCCGCCGGTCATCCTGTTCGGTACGCTGCAATTGTGGTCGGGCCGGCGCAGCGCGCAGCATCTCGCCGTCCAGAACAGGCTGCTCGAACAGTTCCAGACGCCCGGCCTGCAGCAATGGCTGATGCGCGATCCCGACTTCCTGCTGGCGCCGGTCAGGCAGAATGCCGCCGTCGTATTCGTCGATCTCTCCGGATTTACCTCGCTCAGCGAAACGCTCGATCCGGATGCCACGCGGGGGCTATTGAAGGAGTTTCACGCCCTGGTCGACAAGGAAGTGACGCGGTGCGGCGGCATGATCACGAGCTTCCTCGGTGACGGCGCCATGATCCTGTTCGGCCTGCCCGAGGCATCGCCGGACGACGCCACGCGCGCGGCACAATGTTCGATCGCGCTCTGCGTCAAGACCGAACGCTGGATCGAAGCCCTGCCGTCGGAAATGGCGGCGCGCATTGGCTTCAAGATCGGCGCGCATTTCGGGCCGATCGTCGCCTCCCGGCTCGGCGGCCGCAACCATCAGCACATCACCGCGACCGGCGACACCGTGAACGTGGCCAGCCGCCTGATGGAAGTGGCAGCCCACCACGATGTTCGATTGGCGCTGAGCGATACGTTGCGCATCGCAGCCGAACGCACCGGCGCCCGGCTGAAGACCGGAAGCCTCGCCGGCCCCGTCGAGTCACAGATTCGCGGCAGATCAGGCTCGCTCACGGTCTGGCTGTGGCGGAGCGAACGGCCCACGATGGATCAACGGGCGCATCCCGACGCTGCGGAGTGA
- a CDS encoding FecR domain-containing protein, whose translation MTMLARAGWIAFSSLLLLTGDAVAQPAKFGCNAQQAAQGTQTLHCPTAITIVAESGATFELRDRNRDGHVDSVELSNKALLLEVPKKPGRTRFDVVTPQAIAAVRGTKWAVDAEGAKTSVFVVNGRVSVARPAGRGSVVLGAGDGVDVEPSGDLIVKRWPPARVAALMARLGQ comes from the coding sequence ATGACAATGCTGGCACGCGCCGGATGGATCGCTTTTTCAAGCCTGCTGCTGCTCACCGGTGATGCGGTAGCCCAGCCGGCCAAATTCGGTTGCAATGCACAACAGGCAGCCCAGGGAACACAAACGCTCCATTGCCCGACCGCGATCACAATCGTGGCCGAAAGCGGCGCGACGTTCGAGCTCAGGGATCGCAACCGCGATGGCCATGTCGATTCCGTCGAACTCAGCAACAAGGCCCTGTTGCTCGAAGTGCCGAAGAAGCCGGGTCGCACCCGGTTCGACGTGGTAACGCCGCAGGCGATTGCGGCGGTGCGCGGCACCAAATGGGCGGTGGACGCCGAAGGTGCAAAGACATCGGTGTTCGTCGTCAACGGCCGCGTCAGCGTGGCGCGCCCCGCCGGCCGCGGCAGCGTCGTGCTCGGCGCCGGTGACGGCGTCGATGTCGAGCCATCGGGCGACCTGATCGTCAAGCGCTGGCCGCCTGCGCGCGTTGCGGCCCTGATGGCAAGATTGGGACAATAG
- a CDS encoding DUF899 family protein, with protein MSGSSLKPAAELARGNGVRFPNENAEYRRAREQLLTEEIELRRHIERVAELRRTLPPGGAVTKNYEFEGEGGKATLPDLFGIKQTLVIYSYMFGPQREQPCPMCTSFMSTWEAKLPDVEQRIAFVFVARSPIARLIAAKRARGWTRHRIYSDASGDYTRDYVSAADADAPGYNVFTRRDGSIRHFWSGEMGPSTADPGQDPRGAPDMDPLWTVLDTTPEGRGKDWYPRLSY; from the coding sequence ATGTCCGGTTCCTCCCTGAAACCCGCCGCTGAACTCGCACGTGGCAACGGCGTGCGCTTTCCCAACGAGAACGCCGAGTATCGCCGCGCCCGCGAGCAATTGCTGACTGAAGAGATCGAGCTGCGCCGTCACATCGAGCGGGTCGCCGAATTGCGCCGCACGCTGCCGCCGGGCGGCGCGGTGACGAAGAATTACGAATTCGAAGGCGAGGGCGGCAAGGCGACGTTGCCGGACCTGTTCGGCATCAAACAGACGCTTGTGATCTACAGCTACATGTTTGGACCGCAGCGCGAGCAGCCGTGCCCGATGTGCACATCGTTCATGAGCACCTGGGAAGCGAAGCTGCCCGATGTCGAACAGCGCATCGCGTTCGTGTTCGTGGCGCGCTCGCCGATCGCGCGGCTGATCGCGGCGAAGAGGGCGCGCGGCTGGACGCGGCACCGGATCTACTCGGACGCATCGGGCGACTACACGCGCGACTATGTCAGCGCCGCGGATGCGGATGCGCCCGGCTACAACGTGTTCACGCGCCGCGACGGCAGCATCCGCCATTTCTGGTCCGGCGAAATGGGACCATCGACCGCCGATCCCGGACAGGACCCGCGCGGCGCACCGGATATGGATCCGCTGTGGACCGTCCTCGACACGACGCCCGAAGGGCGCGGCAAGGATTGGTATCCGCGCTTGAGTTATTAG
- a CDS encoding RtcB family protein, whose protein sequence is MRSDPYQERARALAVEAGLDPYAKIDRPGQRPMPTWCLFRDAARKEKLARDAEAVAADIALKPQAAQYQNSPLKVFGNHDDATIAQMRNCMSVGNAVAGVICADGHLGYAQPVGGVIAYEKQISISGVGFDIGCGNMAVRLDTPFSQIESNVGTIIKDVHNVISFGVGRTNDERVEHDLFDDGDAWRESDMGAYRQKAVSQLGTVGSGNHYVDLLRDEEGFVWIGVHFGSRGLGHTSATRYLKAAGGKDGMNVPPAVIDEDSEIGRRYIAAMQLAGRYSYAGREWVIERVRRIIGGEVTDMVHNHHNYAWRENHGGKDLWVVRKGATPAFPGQRGFIGGSMGDDAVIVEGVDSEEAKASLYSTVHGAGRLFGRKEAKRRFTRAEMDAWLQSRGVTLVGADLDESPMAYRRLPEVLAEHARSIKVQHTLRPFAVAMAGENEFDPFKD, encoded by the coding sequence ATGCGATCCGATCCCTACCAGGAGCGGGCCAGGGCTTTGGCCGTTGAAGCCGGGCTTGACCCCTATGCGAAGATCGATCGGCCCGGCCAGCGGCCGATGCCGACGTGGTGCCTGTTTCGCGATGCCGCGCGCAAGGAAAAGCTTGCGCGGGACGCGGAGGCTGTTGCCGCCGATATCGCGCTCAAGCCCCAGGCCGCGCAGTACCAGAACAGCCCGCTCAAGGTCTTTGGCAACCATGATGACGCCACGATCGCGCAGATGCGCAATTGCATGTCGGTCGGCAACGCCGTCGCCGGCGTGATCTGCGCCGACGGTCATCTCGGCTATGCGCAGCCGGTCGGCGGCGTGATCGCCTATGAGAAGCAGATCAGCATCTCCGGTGTCGGCTTCGACATCGGCTGCGGCAACATGGCCGTGCGCCTCGACACGCCGTTCAGCCAGATCGAAAGCAACGTCGGCACGATCATCAAGGACGTGCACAACGTGATTTCGTTCGGCGTCGGACGCACCAACGACGAGCGGGTCGAGCATGACCTGTTCGACGACGGCGATGCGTGGCGCGAGTCCGACATGGGCGCTTACCGGCAGAAGGCGGTCTCGCAGCTCGGCACCGTCGGCTCGGGCAACCACTATGTCGACCTGTTGCGCGACGAGGAGGGCTTTGTCTGGATCGGTGTGCACTTCGGCAGCCGCGGCCTCGGCCACACCAGTGCGACCCGCTACCTCAAGGCCGCGGGCGGCAAGGACGGCATGAACGTGCCGCCCGCCGTCATCGACGAGGACAGCGAGATCGGACGGCGCTACATCGCGGCGATGCAACTCGCCGGGCGCTACTCCTATGCTGGCCGCGAATGGGTGATCGAGCGCGTGCGCAGGATCATCGGCGGCGAGGTCACCGACATGGTTCACAATCACCACAATTACGCGTGGCGGGAGAACCATGGCGGCAAGGATTTGTGGGTGGTGCGCAAGGGCGCAACGCCGGCATTTCCCGGTCAGCGTGGCTTCATCGGCGGATCGATGGGCGACGACGCTGTGATCGTCGAGGGCGTCGACAGCGAGGAGGCGAAGGCTTCGCTCTACTCGACGGTGCACGGCGCAGGCCGCTTGTTCGGCCGCAAGGAGGCCAAGCGGCGGTTCACGCGGGCCGAGATGGACGCCTGGCTGCAATCGCGTGGCGTGACGCTGGTAGGCGCCGACCTCGATGAAAGTCCGATGGCCTATCGCAGGCTGCCGGAGGTGCTGGCCGAGCACGCCCGCTCGATCAAGGTGCAGCACACGCTGCGCCCGTTCGCAGTCGCCATGGCCGGCGAGAACGAGTTCGACCCGTTCAAGGACTAG
- a CDS encoding tlde1 domain-containing protein: MSKRMRAFGPAVHNRRKPSRRGIPQYFVGGVAVTGLVLGCAWTVYTNVLGASVYPSVNSAAFEAPAVKNPTVVAARPVPPAFNEIFASLPQQSLVIPAPENVASSLMFSERFAAAAPQGEPSRSIEARPVEPTKLAEASPPAEAPKAVQASKPAEAAKPKVSAPATRLALATAPKEAEAKLTEAKTADAKTAPASGSTMRDMAQRAKAAVMSIASSDKQTMVEKLWGKQSSQNSLLAFASADASVTGSIIDTRSQNPMMGGAPPYDRQTAVYDISAQMVYLPDGTRLEAHSGLGSRMDDPKSSHVRMQGVTPPHVYELKPRETLFHGVPALRLTPIGGEEKIYGRDGLLAHTYMLGPSGQSNGCVSFKDYYAFLDAYKNKGIRRLAVLAKVQ; this comes from the coding sequence ATGAGTAAGCGTATGCGTGCGTTCGGCCCTGCGGTGCACAACCGCAGGAAACCTTCCCGTAGGGGCATTCCCCAATATTTCGTCGGCGGTGTCGCGGTCACGGGCCTCGTGCTGGGCTGCGCCTGGACCGTTTACACCAACGTGTTAGGCGCCAGCGTCTATCCATCCGTGAACAGCGCCGCCTTCGAGGCGCCCGCCGTCAAGAACCCGACCGTGGTCGCTGCCCGTCCGGTGCCGCCGGCTTTCAACGAAATCTTCGCATCGCTGCCGCAACAATCCCTGGTGATCCCCGCGCCCGAGAACGTCGCGAGTTCGCTGATGTTCAGCGAACGGTTCGCCGCGGCGGCGCCGCAAGGCGAGCCGTCCAGATCGATCGAAGCCAGGCCCGTCGAACCGACCAAACTGGCGGAAGCTTCGCCGCCGGCCGAAGCGCCGAAGGCCGTGCAGGCGTCGAAGCCTGCCGAAGCGGCGAAGCCGAAAGTTTCTGCGCCGGCCACCCGGCTCGCGTTGGCAACGGCGCCGAAGGAGGCCGAAGCCAAGCTTACGGAAGCCAAAACTGCGGACGCCAAGACCGCGCCGGCGTCCGGCTCTACCATGCGCGACATGGCGCAGCGCGCCAAGGCCGCCGTGATGTCGATTGCTTCCAGCGACAAGCAGACCATGGTCGAAAAATTGTGGGGCAAGCAGTCCTCGCAGAACTCGCTGCTCGCCTTCGCGTCGGCCGACGCCAGCGTCACCGGCAGCATCATCGATACGCGAAGCCAGAACCCGATGATGGGCGGCGCGCCGCCCTATGACCGCCAGACCGCGGTCTATGACATTTCCGCCCAGATGGTTTATTTGCCCGACGGCACCAGGCTGGAGGCGCATTCGGGGCTCGGCTCGAGGATGGACGATCCCAAATCCTCGCATGTGCGGATGCAGGGTGTGACGCCGCCGCACGTCTACGAACTGAAGCCGCGCGAGACGCTGTTTCACGGCGTGCCGGCGCTGCGGCTGACCCCGATCGGCGGCGAGGAAAAAATCTACGGCCGCGACGGGTTGCTCGCGCACACCTACATGCTCGGGCCCAGCGGCCAGTCCAACGGCTGCGTCTCCTTCAAGGACTACTACGCGTTCCTCGATGCCTACAAGAACAAGGGCATCCGCCGCCTCGCGGTGCTGGCGAAGGTCCAGTAG
- a CDS encoding AMP nucleosidase yields MCSAIVETPPPFATEAFVDAGAAVARLEEIYERNTRFLRDRFEAYVNGGAFTTRVRACYPFVRMTTATHARLDSRLAYGFVAGPGVHETSVTRPDIFRTYLTEQIELLVNNHGVPVEIGESNEPIPIHFAYRRDINIEAALTIADSSAFTRTLRDVFDTPDLAAMDDAIADGTFELPPGAPEPLSLFRAARVDYSLRRLYHYTGTDPEHFQNFVIFTNYQLYVDAFVQLCQQRLASGATGPDAFVAPGNTITRNARLGGGTTGITPERAPQMPAFHLVEPGYGGITLINIGIGPSNARNVTDHVAVLRPHAWLMVGHCAGLRNTQRLGDYVLAHGYVREDHVLDHELPLWVPIPALAEMQVALEEAVGEVTGLTGFELKRVMRTGTVASVDNRNWEISGRSVIRRLSQSRAVALDMESAAIAANGYRFRVPYGTLLCVSDKPLHGEIKLAGMASEFYRRRVGQHLEIGLKALERLKHQESERLHSRKLRSFAEVAFQ; encoded by the coding sequence ATGTGTTCCGCAATCGTCGAAACTCCACCGCCCTTCGCGACCGAAGCATTCGTCGATGCCGGTGCGGCCGTTGCCCGTCTCGAAGAGATCTACGAGCGCAACACCCGGTTCCTTCGGGATCGCTTTGAAGCCTATGTCAATGGCGGGGCGTTCACGACGCGCGTGCGAGCCTGCTATCCGTTCGTGCGGATGACGACCGCGACCCATGCGCGGCTCGATTCGCGTCTCGCTTACGGCTTTGTCGCCGGGCCGGGCGTGCATGAGACCAGCGTGACGCGCCCGGATATTTTCCGCACCTATCTCACCGAGCAAATCGAGCTGTTGGTCAACAATCACGGCGTACCGGTTGAAATCGGCGAGTCGAACGAACCCATTCCGATTCATTTCGCCTATCGGCGGGACATCAACATCGAGGCGGCGCTGACGATTGCCGACAGTTCGGCCTTTACGCGAACGCTGCGCGACGTGTTCGATACGCCCGATCTCGCCGCCATGGACGATGCGATCGCCGACGGCACATTCGAGCTGCCCCCGGGAGCACCCGAACCCCTGTCGCTGTTCCGTGCGGCGCGGGTCGATTACTCGCTGCGCCGGCTCTATCACTACACCGGCACCGATCCCGAGCATTTCCAGAATTTCGTGATCTTCACGAACTACCAGCTCTATGTCGATGCTTTCGTGCAACTGTGCCAGCAGCGCCTCGCATCGGGTGCGACAGGCCCCGATGCCTTCGTTGCGCCCGGGAATACGATCACGCGCAATGCGCGGCTTGGCGGTGGAACGACCGGGATTACGCCTGAGCGCGCGCCACAGATGCCTGCCTTTCATCTCGTCGAGCCCGGCTATGGCGGCATTACCCTGATCAACATCGGCATCGGTCCGTCCAATGCGCGGAACGTCACCGACCACGTCGCGGTGCTGCGGCCGCACGCCTGGCTGATGGTGGGGCATTGCGCGGGCCTCAGGAATACGCAGCGGCTCGGCGACTACGTGCTCGCGCATGGTTACGTCCGCGAGGACCACGTGCTCGACCATGAGCTGCCGCTCTGGGTCCCGATCCCGGCGCTTGCCGAGATGCAGGTCGCGCTCGAGGAGGCGGTCGGCGAGGTTACCGGGCTGACCGGCTTTGAGCTCAAACGGGTGATGCGCACCGGAACGGTGGCCAGCGTCGATAATCGCAATTGGGAAATCAGTGGGCGATCGGTCATTCGACGGCTGTCGCAATCCCGCGCTGTCGCGCTCGACATGGAGTCCGCGGCGATAGCCGCCAACGGCTATCGCTTCCGCGTTCCCTACGGCACTTTGCTGTGCGTCTCCGACAAGCCGCTGCACGGCGAAATCAAGCTCGCCGGCATGGCCAGCGAATTCTACCGGCGACGCGTCGGTCAACATCTCGAGATCGGCCTGAAGGCGCTCGAACGGCTCAAGCACCAGGAGTCGGAGCGCCTGCATTCGCGTAAGCTCAGAAGTTTTGCCGAAGTCGCATTTCAGTAG
- the lepB gene encoding signal peptidase I has translation MTLVQDAGRSPPRWGKIALIVVAVMLTIPIFSPILFRMFLFHPFYIPARSMMPTLLEGDSLFVSKYAYGYSRYSMPFSPRLFSGRIFGSVPERGDVVVFRMPKNDSVDYIKRVVGLPGDAIQMQQGLLFINGVPVKRRRLSDFAGDEPCGMGDSNPTKRWRETLINGVSYETLDCVDNGFYDNTNVYKVPSGHVFVLGDNRDNSTDSRVLSAVGYIPMENIVGRAGLIYFSRAPRAGGEPSILRSERIGMLVH, from the coding sequence ATGACATTGGTTCAGGACGCGGGCCGATCCCCGCCGCGATGGGGCAAGATAGCTCTTATTGTTGTGGCCGTGATGTTGACGATCCCGATATTCTCGCCGATCCTCTTCCGGATGTTCCTGTTCCATCCGTTCTATATTCCGGCCCGTTCGATGATGCCGACCTTGCTGGAAGGCGACAGTCTTTTCGTCTCGAAGTATGCCTACGGCTACAGCCGCTATTCGATGCCGTTTTCACCACGTCTGTTTTCAGGGCGCATCTTCGGCTCGGTGCCGGAGCGCGGCGACGTCGTTGTATTCCGGATGCCGAAAAACGACTCGGTCGATTACATCAAGCGCGTCGTGGGATTACCCGGTGATGCTATTCAAATGCAGCAAGGGCTGCTCTTCATCAACGGCGTGCCGGTTAAACGGCGAAGGTTGTCTGATTTCGCCGGTGACGAGCCGTGCGGGATGGGTGATAGCAATCCGACCAAACGCTGGCGCGAGACGCTGATAAATGGCGTGAGCTATGAGACGCTCGATTGCGTCGACAACGGCTTCTACGACAACACGAATGTCTACAAGGTCCCGAGTGGCCACGTCTTCGTGCTGGGCGATAACCGCGACAATTCCACCGACAGCCGGGTGCTTTCGGCGGTCGGTTATATACCGATGGAAAATATCGTCGGCCGTGCCGGCCTCATCTATTTCTCCCGTGCGCCCCGTGCCGGCGGAGAGCCGTCGATCCTGCGATCCGAACGGATAGGCATGCTCGTGCATTGA
- a CDS encoding slipin family protein produces MTWHLLMKTLTVKDGERALLTRNGKLERVLEPGRHRLFDLRGQLTAEIFNIVRAEFPAERYAVLKAARPDLAAELFEAVETKANEIAIVSLDGRPVHLMTPWQARVYWKVVTSLDVERIEVADDPRVTARHLAMIERNRPTIVTEAVVENHEAGLLYVEGRLVERLAPGRHAFWIAGRKIEVKRLDLRPQAVEITAQEMLTRDRIALRVTLTAFRRIVDPERVVAAVPDVDAWLYRLVQFAIREAVAGRTLDEVLSAKATLDAELRDYVRERIADSGVEVSELGVKDVILPGEIRELVNKVVEAERVAKANLIRRQEETAATRSLLNTARLMEENPLLLRLKELESLERLVEKVGRIDLHAGDGQGLDALLTKLVRLKPAENA; encoded by the coding sequence ATGACCTGGCATTTGCTGATGAAGACGCTGACGGTGAAGGATGGCGAGCGCGCTTTGCTGACGCGCAACGGCAAGCTCGAGCGCGTGCTCGAACCCGGTCGTCACCGGCTGTTCGATCTGCGGGGTCAGTTGACGGCGGAGATCTTCAACATCGTTCGCGCTGAATTCCCCGCGGAGCGTTACGCCGTGCTGAAGGCCGCGCGGCCCGATCTGGCTGCGGAGCTGTTCGAGGCGGTGGAGACGAAGGCGAACGAGATCGCCATCGTCAGCCTCGATGGCCGTCCCGTGCACCTGATGACGCCCTGGCAGGCGCGCGTCTACTGGAAGGTCGTAACGTCCCTCGATGTCGAGCGCATCGAGGTGGCGGACGATCCCCGCGTGACCGCACGCCACCTGGCGATGATCGAGCGCAACCGTCCCACCATCGTAACGGAAGCGGTGGTCGAGAACCACGAAGCCGGTCTGCTCTATGTCGAGGGCCGGCTGGTGGAGCGGCTCGCGCCCGGACGGCACGCCTTCTGGATCGCCGGCCGCAAGATCGAGGTCAAGCGCCTCGATCTGCGTCCCCAGGCGGTCGAGATCACCGCGCAGGAAATGCTGACCAGGGATCGCATCGCGCTGCGTGTGACCCTGACGGCATTCCGGCGGATCGTCGACCCCGAGCGCGTGGTCGCGGCCGTGCCTGACGTGGATGCGTGGCTGTACCGGTTGGTGCAGTTCGCTATCCGTGAGGCGGTTGCCGGCCGTACGCTCGACGAGGTGCTCTCGGCGAAGGCAACGCTGGATGCGGAGCTGCGCGATTACGTACGTGAGCGCATCGCCGATAGCGGTGTCGAGGTCTCCGAACTCGGCGTGAAGGACGTGATCCTGCCCGGCGAGATCCGCGAGCTCGTCAACAAGGTGGTGGAGGCGGAGCGGGTCGCGAAGGCGAACCTGATCCGCCGGCAGGAAGAGACCGCGGCGACGCGGTCGCTCCTGAACACCGCCAGGCTGATGGAGGAGAACCCTCTGCTGCTGCGGCTCAAGGAGCTGGAGTCGCTGGAGCGGCTGGTGGAGAAGGTCGGTCGCATCGACCTTCATGCGGGTGACGGGCAGGGCCTTGACGCGCTGCTCACCAAGCTGGTCCGCCTGAAGCCCGCGGAGAATGCATGA
- a CDS encoding GNAT family N-acetyltransferase, with product MSQPDFQPTLVGPSISVRPISMDDWTDMFAAGSDPEIWKVHPVPDRYTEAGFRKFFDGAVDSKMGFAFVDRASGRIIGSSRYYGYEPELSEIEIGWTFLSRSHWGGRANREVKRLMLDHAFTFVDTVIFWVGDQNWRSQGAMTKIGGIKREGLFTRALSGDRPYFIFEITKDRYRQGGRARVE from the coding sequence ATGTCACAGCCCGATTTTCAGCCGACGCTTGTCGGCCCCAGCATATCAGTCAGGCCCATTTCCATGGACGACTGGACCGACATGTTTGCGGCCGGCTCCGATCCGGAGATCTGGAAAGTGCATCCGGTGCCGGATCGCTACACCGAGGCTGGGTTTCGGAAATTCTTTGATGGCGCGGTGGATTCAAAAATGGGCTTTGCGTTCGTCGACCGGGCGAGCGGGCGCATCATCGGCTCAAGCCGCTATTACGGCTACGAGCCCGAATTGAGCGAGATCGAGATCGGCTGGACCTTTCTGTCGCGCAGCCACTGGGGCGGCCGTGCCAATCGCGAGGTCAAGCGCTTGATGCTCGACCACGCGTTCACCTTCGTCGATACCGTGATCTTCTGGGTCGGCGATCAGAACTGGCGCTCGCAGGGCGCGATGACCAAGATCGGCGGCATCAAGCGCGAGGGACTGTTCACCCGGGCGTTGTCCGGCGACAGGCCGTATTTCATCTTCGAGATCACGAAGGACCGGTATCGGCAGGGCGGTCGCGCACGGGTGGAGTGA
- a CDS encoding Crp/Fnr family transcriptional regulator: protein MTPPAAIGNRLLAALPASDFDLLKPELEVIALDQDVAISRTGDAIEYVFFPYSGAISLMIDMADGHTVAIAAVGREGAVGILSVLGPSSADNTAVVRAAGTAARVPASRFHTAFNRSPAIRHAVQIHVRAMLKQLQLGSACNALHPVEARMARWLLQLRDRVDHDVLPITQQALSQILGVRRTTVTLLMRNLRMSGAIRSDRRGLIEIDPARLAAAACECHNVMHLEVEEMFATNLGRPRAAALSEDRRIPGVKSGGAV from the coding sequence GTGACGCCTCCTGCGGCAATAGGTAATCGCCTTCTTGCAGCATTGCCGGCATCGGATTTCGATCTGCTGAAGCCAGAGCTCGAGGTGATCGCGCTCGATCAGGACGTGGCCATTTCGCGGACGGGCGACGCGATCGAATACGTGTTCTTCCCTTATAGCGGCGCCATCTCGCTGATGATCGACATGGCGGACGGGCATACAGTTGCCATCGCCGCGGTCGGGCGCGAAGGGGCGGTAGGTATTCTTTCGGTGCTCGGGCCGTCGTCTGCAGACAATACCGCGGTCGTTCGTGCGGCCGGCACCGCCGCACGGGTACCCGCATCGCGATTTCACACCGCTTTCAACCGGAGCCCGGCGATACGGCACGCGGTCCAGATTCATGTCAGGGCGATGCTTAAGCAGCTGCAGCTCGGTTCGGCCTGCAACGCGCTTCACCCGGTCGAGGCGCGGATGGCGCGCTGGTTGCTGCAGCTTCGCGACCGCGTCGACCATGATGTGCTCCCGATCACCCAGCAGGCACTCTCGCAAATACTCGGTGTACGACGTACGACCGTGACGCTGCTGATGCGCAATCTGCGCATGAGTGGCGCAATCAGGTCAGATCGACGAGGGCTGATCGAGATCGACCCGGCGCGGCTCGCGGCGGCAGCGTGCGAATGCCACAACGTCATGCACCTCGAAGTCGAGGAGATGTTCGCGACGAATTTGGGCCGGCCTCGCGCGGCGGCTCTGTCCGAAGACCGGCGCATTCCAGGAGTCAAATCGGGCGGTGCCGTCTGA